From bacterium, the proteins below share one genomic window:
- a CDS encoding Glu/Leu/Phe/Val dehydrogenase produces the protein MRVAVRRERIMTFSLMQEVESRGHEQLVVFHYPEVGLKAFVAVHNSVLGPALGGCRLRNYQNENEAIEDVLRLSEGMTYKSAIAGMPLGGGKACIWIDPHFTEKRRELFNQFGKCVESLSGRYVTAEDMGTTEQDVAWVKEHTRFATGVSREEGGAGDPSPWTAKGVVQAIRAGAEARFGTTALTGKTVSVQGVGHVGRYIVEQLCELGASVIVTDSYEETLRSVVNDFGVKAVSTDEIYDVEADIYCPCAIGQTVNKDTLPRLKCSVIAGAANNQLSDSSMYDMIEDRGLLYLPDFAINSGGVISVGAELNDSGWNESWVTEKVNAIFDTTHLIIAESEKRKRFSEEVAIQLAKERIEEARSR, from the coding sequence ATGAGGGTTGCCGTAAGAAGAGAGAGAATTATGACATTTTCATTAATGCAGGAAGTTGAATCACGAGGTCACGAGCAATTAGTAGTATTTCACTATCCAGAAGTTGGCCTGAAAGCATTTGTCGCAGTGCACAATTCTGTGCTTGGCCCAGCACTGGGAGGGTGCCGTTTAAGAAACTATCAAAATGAGAATGAGGCGATAGAGGATGTGCTACGGCTCTCAGAAGGAATGACATACAAGAGCGCAATTGCAGGTATGCCTCTGGGTGGTGGAAAGGCATGTATCTGGATTGATCCGCACTTTACTGAGAAAAGAAGAGAGCTATTTAATCAGTTTGGCAAATGCGTTGAATCGCTGAGTGGAAGATACGTCACCGCTGAGGATATGGGAACGACCGAGCAGGATGTTGCTTGGGTCAAGGAGCATACCCGATTTGCAACTGGAGTTTCTCGAGAAGAGGGCGGGGCCGGTGACCCTTCTCCGTGGACTGCGAAGGGTGTCGTTCAGGCGATTCGCGCAGGAGCAGAGGCTCGATTTGGTACGACTGCACTGACGGGAAAGACTGTTTCAGTGCAGGGCGTGGGACACGTAGGGCGATATATAGTCGAGCAGCTCTGTGAGCTCGGAGCGAGCGTTATTGTTACAGACTCGTACGAGGAAACGTTGCGCTCTGTTGTTAACGATTTTGGGGTGAAGGCAGTTTCAACTGATGAGATTTATGATGTGGAAGCTGATATTTACTGCCCCTGTGCGATTGGTCAAACAGTCAACAAGGATACTCTGCCACGGCTGAAGTGTAGCGTTATTGCTGGAGCAGCAAATAATCAGCTCTCTGACAGCTCGATGTACGATATGATTGAAGATCGGGGACTTCTTTATCTTCCTGACTTTGCTATTAACTCAGGGGGAGTAATCTCTGTAGGCGCAGAGCTTAATGATTCTGGATGGAATGAGTCCTGGGTAACCGAGAAGGTAAATGCCATTTTTGATACTACGCATCTAATCATCGCAGAATCCGAAAAGAGAAAACGTTTTTCAGAAGAGGTTGCTATTCAGCTTGCAAAAGAAAGAATAGAGGAAGCTCGCAGCCGTTAA